In Mycobacterium stomatepiae, the following are encoded in one genomic region:
- a CDS encoding coiled-coil domain-containing protein, translated as MTKAIPTFHTQLRGLDRDQVTEYLQRIHTEVDSREDRIQQLDRELSEAKADRERLSAENVQLRGDITRLSGPIDSVEGMSDRIARMMRVASDEARRTKAMAREEAEILTEELRDELEAARQDREAASAALTELQASTAARRDQILAEAKHEAEQLLQAARHECLRMTEEAEEAERRRRDAQLRLTEEDERRRRETQQRLDQQIKSAWEQAETQIAQIEKEARLRAAGLIAAAERDSRLITERTETQVKELLHVRGEIVAALSDIQGRIETAIRRDRISVVKTQDVSDNA; from the coding sequence GTGACAAAAGCCATCCCCACATTTCACACTCAGCTACGAGGTCTCGACCGGGATCAAGTGACTGAGTACCTCCAGCGGATTCACACCGAAGTTGATTCGCGCGAGGACCGGATCCAGCAGCTCGACCGCGAACTTTCTGAGGCCAAGGCCGATCGCGAGCGACTCAGCGCCGAGAACGTTCAGCTGCGCGGCGACATTACCCGGCTATCCGGACCGATCGATTCCGTGGAGGGAATGTCGGATCGTATTGCTCGGATGATGCGGGTGGCTTCCGACGAGGCGCGGCGCACCAAGGCGATGGCCCGTGAAGAGGCCGAGATACTCACCGAAGAGCTGCGCGACGAGCTGGAGGCGGCCCGACAGGACCGCGAGGCCGCGAGCGCGGCGCTAACCGAGCTGCAGGCCTCCACCGCCGCCCGCCGTGATCAGATTCTGGCGGAAGCCAAACACGAAGCCGAGCAACTCTTGCAGGCCGCTCGTCACGAGTGCCTGCGCATGACCGAGGAAGCCGAGGAAGCCGAGCGTCGTCGCCGCGACGCACAGCTGCGCTTGACCGAGGAGGACGAGCGCCGCCGCCGCGAGACACAACAACGGCTAGACCAGCAGATCAAATCGGCTTGGGAGCAGGCCGAGACGCAGATCGCACAGATTGAAAAGGAGGCTCGGCTGAGGGCCGCTGGCTTGATCGCTGCTGCCGAACGCGACTCGCGATTGATTACCGAACGTACAGAGACTCAAGTCAAGGAGCTGCTTCACGTCCGAGGAGAAATCGTGGCGGCCCTCAGCGACATCCAAGGTCGCATTGAGACCGCTATCCGCCGCGACCGGATCAGCGTCGTCAAGACGCAGGATGTGAGCGACAACGCATAA
- a CDS encoding TetR-like C-terminal domain-containing protein: MARKEGWQRFVNTAPRIPPEPLNRPQLEALPGAAFDDYNRQRREWHANLGPIKTPQLAALHEDLWDIVDSNAQDGDKPKGAVAIDAFPGLGKGKRTMSAALTKAAERGEISADRDWSLVADVLVAMALLQVARGQTVDANLVRQVIDTLILPAVRMPVNEGTVKRKAKSR, translated from the coding sequence TTGGCCCGAAAGGAGGGTTGGCAGCGGTTCGTCAATACCGCGCCCCGTATCCCACCGGAACCGTTGAACCGACCGCAGCTGGAAGCGCTACCTGGCGCGGCGTTCGACGACTACAACCGCCAGCGCCGCGAATGGCACGCCAACCTCGGCCCGATCAAGACGCCCCAGCTGGCAGCGTTGCATGAGGACTTGTGGGACATCGTCGACAGCAATGCCCAAGACGGAGACAAACCCAAAGGGGCGGTGGCAATCGATGCGTTTCCCGGGCTCGGCAAGGGCAAACGCACGATGTCTGCGGCGCTGACTAAGGCCGCCGAGCGCGGCGAAATATCCGCCGACCGTGACTGGTCACTGGTCGCCGACGTGCTTGTCGCGATGGCCCTGCTGCAAGTTGCCCGCGGCCAAACCGTCGACGCCAATCTCGTCCGACAGGTCATCGACACCCTGATCCTGCCCGCGGTTCGTATGCCAGTTAACGAGGGCACAGTCAAGAGGAAAGCCAAGTCCAGGTGA
- a CDS encoding sensor histidine kinase: MTAFVCYTAPLAKPYSVLTTAWAAHYAVVFAIAPILLGLLIRARTDLSRQLEEMERVRRHEEQLLIERALARERAEFAREMHDVVSHQVSLIAVQSGALPVTADDDATAQTARTIRALSVQTLDELRQMVGVLRTAAGDPTEQPPQTGLHDIHTLVASSGVPAVIRPRLDTDTIPSTAVQHAIHRAVQEGLTNITKHAPGATATVELQIDPRRVSLRLINSKPDRSPEPLPGAHYGLLGLRERAAQLGGTLRAGHLSDGGFELAVTLPTHV; this comes from the coding sequence GTGACCGCATTCGTGTGCTACACCGCTCCGTTGGCGAAGCCGTATTCGGTTCTCACCACCGCATGGGCTGCTCACTACGCCGTCGTCTTCGCAATCGCGCCGATTCTGCTTGGTCTGTTGATTCGGGCTCGGACCGACCTGTCGCGCCAACTGGAAGAGATGGAACGGGTGCGCCGTCACGAGGAACAGTTGCTCATCGAGCGTGCCCTTGCGCGCGAACGTGCCGAATTCGCTCGGGAGATGCACGACGTGGTGTCACACCAAGTCAGCCTCATCGCCGTGCAGTCCGGCGCCCTGCCGGTCACTGCAGACGATGACGCCACCGCACAGACAGCCCGCACGATCCGCGCGCTCAGTGTGCAGACACTCGACGAGCTGCGCCAAATGGTCGGAGTACTGCGCACGGCTGCCGGTGATCCCACCGAGCAGCCACCGCAAACGGGGCTCCACGACATTCACACGCTAGTCGCCAGTTCTGGCGTGCCGGCGGTCATCAGGCCCAGACTCGACACCGACACCATCCCATCGACGGCAGTGCAGCACGCGATACATCGCGCCGTGCAAGAGGGTTTGACCAACATCACCAAGCATGCTCCGGGCGCCACCGCAACGGTGGAACTGCAGATCGACCCGCGCCGGGTGAGCTTGAGGTTGATCAACAGCAAACCCGACCGCTCGCCCGAGCCGTTGCCCGGTGCCCACTACGGACTGCTCGGTTTGCGTGAACGCGCCGCACAGCTCGGAGGCACTCTCCGAGCAGGCCATCTCAGCGACGGCGGGTTCGAACTAGCGGTAACACTGCCCACTCACGTTTGA
- the dnaB gene encoding replicative DNA helicase, which translates to MAVVDDRAPGMDAPPPSEEFSRQPPQDLAAEQSVLGGMLLSKDAIADVLERVRPGDFYRPAHQNVYDAILDLYGRGEPADAVTVAAELDRRNLLRRVGGAPYLHTLISTVPTAANAGYYADIVAEKALLRRLVEAGTRVVQYGYAGAEGADVAEVVDRAQAEIYEVAERRTSEDFVPLEDLLQPTMDEIDAIASNGGVARGVPTGFTELDEVTNGLHAGQMIIVAARPGVGKALSLDTPLPTPTGWTTMGDIEIGDELLGDDGRPTRVVAATEVMLGRPCYEVEFSDGTVIVADAEHQWLTETRASRKSAQAAAIGYNRTKNQRTFAAVRTTAEIAGTLRCDTKDRRLNHSVVNARALDLPAREFLVQPYTLGGWLGDGASAAAQITTADPELIMRIEADGYVAVASEAARYRYQLRLPADAEPAPRACVVCGKSFIPHTSQVRTCGRSCGGRARFISAPVPSPTCVRCAGPSCGLRLCQNCHNAVGTLQARLRTLGVLGNKHIPTEYLRAAEAQRRDLLAGLLDTDGTVTAGGAVQFSVTNQRLASDVAELIVGLGYRCRTTTKRVLGRSESSSIAYTITFSTDDTVFALQRKAIAHKERRAAVNTQRSGSRFVMDVRPIETVPVRCVEVDNDSHMYLASKAMVPTHNSTLGLDFLRSCSIKHRMASVIFSLEMSKSEIVMRLLSAEAKIKLADMRSGRMNDDDWTRLARRMSEISEAPLYIDDSPNLTMMEIRAKARRLKQKADLRLVVVDYLQLMSSGKKVESRQLEVSEFSRHLKLLAKELEVPVVAISQLNRGPEQRTDKKPMLSDLRESGSLEQDADMVILLNRPDAFERDDPRGGEADFILAKHRNGPTKTVTVAHQLHLSRFANMAR; encoded by the coding sequence GTGGCTGTCGTAGATGACCGGGCGCCGGGCATGGACGCGCCGCCACCCAGCGAGGAGTTCAGCCGTCAGCCACCGCAGGACCTGGCCGCCGAGCAGTCGGTGCTGGGCGGGATGCTGCTGAGCAAGGACGCCATCGCCGACGTGCTGGAGCGGGTGCGGCCCGGTGACTTCTACCGCCCGGCACACCAGAATGTCTACGACGCGATCCTGGACCTCTACGGGCGCGGGGAGCCCGCCGACGCCGTGACCGTGGCCGCCGAGCTCGACCGCCGCAACCTGCTGCGCCGGGTGGGCGGTGCGCCTTATCTGCACACGCTGATTTCCACGGTGCCGACCGCGGCCAACGCGGGCTACTACGCGGACATCGTGGCCGAGAAGGCGCTGCTGCGCCGGCTTGTGGAGGCCGGAACGCGGGTCGTGCAGTACGGCTATGCCGGCGCCGAGGGTGCCGATGTCGCCGAGGTGGTCGACCGGGCGCAAGCGGAGATCTACGAGGTTGCCGAGCGGCGAACCTCGGAGGATTTCGTTCCGCTCGAGGATCTGCTGCAGCCGACGATGGACGAGATCGACGCCATTGCCTCCAACGGCGGGGTGGCGCGCGGTGTGCCGACAGGTTTCACCGAACTCGACGAGGTGACCAACGGTCTGCACGCCGGCCAGATGATTATCGTGGCGGCGAGACCTGGAGTCGGGAAGGCGCTGTCCTTGGACACGCCGCTGCCCACGCCGACGGGCTGGACGACAATGGGTGACATCGAAATCGGCGACGAGTTGCTGGGCGACGACGGTCGGCCGACGCGCGTCGTGGCTGCCACCGAGGTCATGTTGGGGCGGCCTTGCTATGAGGTCGAGTTCTCCGACGGGACGGTGATCGTCGCCGATGCGGAGCATCAGTGGCTGACCGAAACGCGCGCATCCCGGAAATCGGCACAAGCCGCGGCGATCGGCTACAACCGCACCAAGAATCAGCGCACCTTTGCGGCTGTGCGTACGACGGCCGAGATCGCCGGAACGTTGCGCTGCGACACCAAAGACCGGCGGCTCAACCACAGCGTGGTCAACGCGCGCGCACTCGACCTGCCGGCTCGTGAGTTCTTGGTGCAGCCATACACTTTGGGTGGCTGGCTGGGTGATGGCGCCAGCGCCGCAGCCCAAATCACGACGGCCGATCCTGAGCTCATCATGCGGATCGAAGCGGACGGGTACGTTGCGGTTGCGTCCGAAGCCGCTCGGTACCGCTACCAACTGCGCCTACCGGCCGATGCCGAGCCGGCTCCTCGCGCGTGCGTGGTCTGCGGCAAGTCGTTCATCCCGCACACCAGTCAGGTGCGGACATGCGGGCGCTCCTGCGGTGGTCGCGCACGCTTTATCTCTGCTCCGGTGCCGAGCCCAACCTGCGTTCGCTGTGCGGGTCCGTCGTGCGGGCTGCGGCTGTGCCAGAACTGCCACAACGCCGTGGGCACACTACAGGCGCGACTGCGAACCCTGGGAGTGCTTGGTAATAAACACATCCCGACGGAATACCTACGGGCGGCCGAGGCACAGCGGCGCGACCTGCTCGCCGGCTTGCTCGACACTGACGGAACCGTGACAGCGGGCGGTGCCGTCCAATTCTCCGTTACCAACCAGCGGCTGGCATCCGATGTCGCCGAGCTGATCGTCGGCCTGGGCTATCGCTGCCGGACTACGACCAAGCGCGTCCTCGGCCGTAGCGAGTCATCCAGCATCGCCTACACAATCACCTTCTCCACGGACGACACGGTGTTCGCATTACAGCGAAAGGCCATAGCGCACAAGGAACGTCGGGCAGCTGTGAACACGCAGCGCTCGGGGTCACGCTTTGTTATGGACGTGCGCCCGATCGAGACCGTTCCCGTGCGGTGTGTCGAAGTGGATAACGACAGCCACATGTATCTGGCGAGCAAGGCCATGGTTCCCACCCACAACTCGACACTTGGCTTGGACTTCCTGCGGTCGTGCTCCATCAAGCACCGGATGGCCAGCGTCATCTTCTCGCTGGAAATGAGCAAGTCCGAGATCGTGATGCGGCTGCTGTCGGCGGAAGCGAAAATCAAACTCGCCGATATGCGTTCGGGCCGGATGAACGACGACGACTGGACGCGGCTGGCGCGCCGAATGAGCGAAATCAGCGAGGCGCCACTATATATCGACGACTCGCCGAACCTGACGATGATGGAGATCCGCGCCAAGGCGCGTCGGCTCAAGCAGAAGGCCGACCTGCGCCTGGTCGTGGTCGACTATCTGCAGCTGATGTCGTCGGGCAAGAAGGTCGAGTCGCGGCAGCTCGAGGTGTCCGAATTCTCAAGGCATCTCAAGCTTCTGGCCAAGGAGCTCGAGGTCCCGGTGGTGGCGATCAGCCAGCTGAACCGTGGTCCCGAGCAGCGCACCGACAAGAAGCCGATGCTGTCGGACCTTCGTGAGTCGGGATCGCTGGAGCAGGACGCCGACATGGTCATCCTGCTGAACCGGCCGGATGCCTTCGAGCGTGATGATCCGCGTGGGGGAGAGGCCGATTTCATTCTGGCCAAGCACCGGAACGGCCCGACCAAAACGGTCACCGTCGCCCACCAGCTGCACCTGTCGCGCTTCGCCAACATGGCGCGGTAG
- the cax gene encoding calcium/proton exchanger codes for MPEAATPVLVRSDRILLLLSVALTVCAGLAHFGGWSSVLTFLVAAAAVGVLAAVVGHSVDQLGDRFGAGATGVLQSALGNLPELFICLFSLRHGLVDVVRAALVGSILANLLLVLGLAFVAGGARHGPQQLGSHRARTVTVLMLLSVTALSIPSVAFWIHTPASNHEDALSIVVSVLLLALFALSLPASLRRDADEVQSAGAHEHPRWPVWLAIGALAAAGILAAFVSEWFVDALQPAMHSLNISEVFAGLVVVAIAGNAVENFVGIQLAAKGQSAYAFSVVLNSPLQISLVLAPLLVLISQATGMAGLTLVFSPMLVVALLLAVVLTAFISFDGESTWLEGATLVVLYGIIAAAFWWG; via the coding sequence ATGCCGGAGGCCGCCACGCCCGTATTGGTCCGCTCCGACCGCATCCTGTTGCTCCTCTCGGTGGCGTTAACGGTGTGCGCCGGGCTCGCGCACTTCGGCGGCTGGAGCTCGGTGCTCACATTCCTTGTCGCGGCCGCAGCCGTGGGAGTGCTCGCGGCGGTCGTCGGCCACAGCGTGGATCAGCTAGGCGACCGCTTCGGAGCCGGCGCCACCGGCGTGCTCCAGTCCGCGCTCGGCAACCTGCCCGAGCTGTTCATCTGCCTGTTCAGCCTTCGGCACGGCCTGGTCGACGTGGTCCGCGCCGCGTTGGTCGGATCCATCTTGGCCAACCTCCTGTTGGTGCTGGGCCTCGCGTTCGTGGCCGGCGGTGCTCGTCACGGCCCGCAGCAACTCGGCTCGCACCGGGCGCGCACCGTGACGGTGCTGATGCTGCTGTCGGTGACCGCGCTGTCGATCCCGTCGGTGGCCTTCTGGATCCACACTCCGGCGTCCAATCACGAGGATGCGCTGTCGATCGTCGTTTCGGTGCTGCTCCTCGCCCTGTTCGCGCTGTCGCTGCCGGCCTCGCTGCGCCGCGACGCCGACGAGGTCCAATCCGCCGGCGCCCACGAGCACCCGCGTTGGCCGGTCTGGCTCGCGATCGGCGCGCTCGCCGCCGCCGGGATCCTCGCCGCATTCGTCTCGGAGTGGTTCGTCGACGCGCTGCAACCGGCCATGCACTCGCTCAATATCTCCGAGGTGTTCGCTGGCCTGGTCGTGGTGGCGATCGCCGGCAACGCGGTGGAGAATTTTGTCGGCATCCAGCTCGCCGCCAAGGGGCAGTCCGCGTACGCGTTCTCGGTCGTCCTCAATTCGCCACTTCAGATCTCGCTGGTGCTGGCGCCGCTGCTGGTGCTCATCTCGCAGGCGACCGGCATGGCCGGGCTGACACTGGTGTTCAGCCCGATGTTGGTGGTGGCCCTGCTGCTCGCGGTCGTGCTCACCGCATTCATCTCATTCGACGGCGAGTCGACGTGGCTCGAAGGCGCCACCCTCGTCGTGCTGTACGGGATCATCGCCGCGGCGTTCTGGTGGGGCTGA
- a CDS encoding glycoside hydrolase family 6 protein yields MSSAVRALARLIGPLLAVAVVACIGIAADPPPPRPGPAVRLASDGNPLAGAPFYVNPTSAAMRAAQSADPPSPQLTAVANTPQAYWIVPGGSASTVGKYVGDANAAGAIPVLSIYGIPHRDCGSFAAGGLGSGADYRSWIDGIAAGIGASRVGIVVEPDALAMADCLSGDSRQERFDLIRYAVDTLTRDPNAAVYVDAGHLRWHSAEDMAARLNQAGVGHARGFSVNTANFFTTEDEIGYGEAISGLTNGSHYVIDTSRNGAGPAPDAELNWCNPSGRALGTPPTASTAGAHADAYLWIKRPGESDGSCGKGDPPAGTFVNQYAIDMASKAGM; encoded by the coding sequence ATGTCCTCAGCTGTTCGGGCTCTTGCTCGGTTGATTGGTCCCCTCTTGGCTGTCGCCGTCGTTGCCTGCATCGGTATCGCGGCTGACCCGCCGCCGCCCCGTCCTGGCCCGGCGGTGCGCCTGGCCAGTGACGGGAACCCGTTGGCCGGAGCGCCGTTTTACGTCAACCCGACATCGGCGGCTATGCGCGCCGCGCAGAGCGCAGATCCGCCGAGTCCCCAGTTGACCGCCGTCGCCAACACCCCGCAGGCGTACTGGATCGTCCCGGGCGGCTCGGCGAGCACGGTCGGAAAGTACGTCGGTGATGCGAATGCCGCCGGCGCCATCCCGGTACTGTCGATCTATGGGATTCCGCACCGCGACTGCGGCAGCTTCGCCGCGGGTGGCCTGGGCTCGGGCGCGGACTACCGGAGCTGGATCGACGGCATCGCGGCCGGCATCGGCGCTTCGCGGGTGGGCATCGTGGTCGAACCCGATGCGCTCGCGATGGCCGACTGCCTATCCGGTGATTCCCGTCAGGAACGCTTCGACTTGATCCGTTATGCCGTCGACACGCTGACCCGGGATCCCAACGCGGCCGTCTACGTCGACGCCGGTCACCTGCGCTGGCACAGCGCCGAGGACATGGCCGCCCGGCTCAACCAGGCCGGCGTCGGCCACGCTCGGGGTTTCAGCGTCAACACCGCGAACTTCTTCACCACCGAGGACGAAATCGGTTATGGTGAAGCGATTTCGGGCCTCACGAACGGTTCGCACTACGTGATCGACACGTCACGTAACGGAGCCGGGCCGGCGCCCGACGCCGAGCTCAACTGGTGCAACCCCAGCGGCCGGGCACTGGGTACCCCGCCCACCGCGTCGACCGCGGGCGCGCACGCCGACGCCTACCTGTGGATCAAACGTCCCGGTGAGTCCGACGGATCGTGCGGCAAGGGTGATCCGCCGGCGGGCACCTTCGTGAACCAGTACGCGATCGATATGGCCAGTAAGGCTGGTATGTAA
- a CDS encoding amidase, protein MNSVTAEHGGITRRGLLTAGLAAAAGTVAVTGLVTALPTTRATTPARTPRTIAEAGALLRSGRVTSVQLTRTALDAAAKLQPQINAFITVTTQQALDTAARLDAELARGADRGPLHGIPVVFKDLYSTAGVLTSVGSRVFAERVPAEDAAVVTKLVQAGAVSIGKTNLNEFAAGIDGKNVYYGDIHNPLRPDRSAGGSSSGTGAAVAAGIVAAGVGSDTGGSLRVPAAWNGVVGIRPTHGLVSLYGAFPRAPRFDVAGPLGRTVHDTAVMLAAMAGHDPRDPYSRPAPKSDYLADLDRGVAGLRIGLIEDFSLTGLDPDVEAAVRRVLPVLERLGARVTTVKIENLATMLDFTAAFTILRWEFAQAMRDVYGAAPDKSVFGPTVRADMEAAGKLTRADYDAATARRFSDAAPMRAALDEVDLLLTPTMPTVAPRLDTRSDEFVRGRRYTIPFTYADLPSISVPCGRGAQGLPVALQFASREFDEALLFRAAAEIERQTRDW, encoded by the coding sequence GTGAACAGTGTGACGGCAGAGCACGGGGGCATCACTCGGAGAGGCCTGCTGACAGCCGGCCTGGCGGCGGCGGCGGGGACGGTTGCGGTGACGGGACTCGTGACAGCACTGCCCACCACGCGCGCAACCACTCCAGCGCGTACGCCACGGACGATCGCGGAGGCCGGTGCACTGCTGCGCTCGGGCCGGGTGACGTCGGTGCAGCTGACGCGCACCGCGCTGGACGCCGCGGCGAAGCTGCAGCCGCAAATCAATGCGTTCATCACCGTCACCACACAGCAGGCGCTGGACACCGCGGCGCGACTCGACGCCGAGCTGGCGCGCGGCGCCGATCGTGGCCCGTTGCACGGTATCCCGGTCGTGTTCAAGGATCTCTACTCCACCGCGGGCGTCCTCACCTCCGTCGGCTCGCGCGTGTTCGCCGAGCGCGTGCCTGCCGAGGACGCGGCCGTGGTTACCAAATTGGTCCAGGCGGGCGCGGTCAGCATCGGTAAGACCAACCTCAACGAGTTCGCCGCGGGTATCGACGGCAAGAACGTCTACTACGGCGACATACACAACCCGCTGCGGCCGGACAGGTCGGCAGGCGGGTCGTCGAGCGGAACGGGCGCCGCGGTTGCGGCGGGCATCGTCGCGGCCGGCGTCGGCAGCGACACCGGCGGCTCGTTACGAGTCCCCGCCGCGTGGAACGGCGTCGTCGGCATCCGGCCGACACATGGCCTGGTCAGCCTGTACGGCGCGTTTCCTCGCGCCCCGCGGTTCGACGTTGCTGGCCCGCTGGGACGCACGGTTCACGACACCGCGGTCATGCTCGCCGCGATGGCGGGCCATGACCCGCGCGATCCGTACTCGCGGCCCGCCCCGAAGAGTGACTATCTGGCCGACCTCGACCGTGGCGTCGCGGGCCTACGGATCGGGTTGATCGAAGACTTCAGCCTGACCGGGCTGGATCCGGACGTGGAGGCGGCGGTGCGGCGGGTCCTGCCGGTACTCGAGCGTCTCGGCGCACGCGTCACGACCGTGAAAATCGAGAACCTCGCGACGATGCTCGACTTCACGGCCGCGTTCACGATCCTGCGTTGGGAGTTCGCGCAGGCGATGCGCGACGTCTATGGCGCGGCCCCCGACAAGAGCGTCTTCGGGCCTACCGTGCGCGCCGACATGGAGGCCGCGGGCAAGCTCACCCGGGCGGACTACGACGCGGCGACCGCCCGCCGGTTCTCCGATGCGGCACCCATGCGGGCCGCCCTCGACGAGGTCGACCTGCTCCTGACGCCGACGATGCCCACCGTGGCACCGCGCCTCGACACGCGCTCCGATGAATTCGTCCGTGGTCGGCGATACACCATCCCGTTCACCTACGCCGACCTGCCGTCGATCTCGGTGCCGTGCGGCCGCGGCGCCCAGGGGCTGCCGGTGGCGCTGCAATTCGCTAGCCGCGAATTCGACGAGGCGTTGCTGTTCCGTGCCGCCGCGGAGATCGAACGCCAGACTCGGGACTGGTAG
- a CDS encoding coiled-coil domain-containing protein has protein sequence MSVSEADPYGASRKLLNFEVERLTCHVETRDEEFADLRALARRSESRIVALSEQLSRSRADLESTSTRFSELAREIPTDVAGLSSQLSRILNTANAEADEIRAEAQRYADAIRVEAEDRAARIVGEAQLEYESASTLRADLEAQAQQIRAHVARLREDAATKAADIVRDAKDTAEEMLARVHRDVEAQRVLAQAKLDELVQVRANIATQLRDFYEKFQQLDGSVVRIDHLEGVRLGSDPSDSLPVHGAHAAPDRDLTHEALRSIG, from the coding sequence GTGTCGGTAAGCGAAGCAGATCCCTACGGAGCCTCTCGTAAGCTTCTGAATTTTGAAGTGGAGCGGTTGACTTGCCACGTAGAAACGCGCGACGAGGAATTCGCTGATTTGCGTGCCCTTGCCCGGCGAAGTGAATCGCGCATCGTTGCGCTAAGCGAGCAGCTGAGCAGATCGCGTGCCGACTTAGAGTCAACCTCGACGCGTTTCAGCGAGCTGGCACGGGAAATCCCGACCGACGTCGCCGGCTTGAGTAGTCAACTTTCCAGAATCCTCAACACCGCCAACGCTGAGGCTGACGAGATTCGGGCTGAAGCCCAGCGATATGCGGACGCCATTCGGGTTGAAGCGGAGGACCGTGCCGCCAGAATTGTCGGCGAGGCCCAGCTCGAGTATGAGTCGGCGAGTACGCTGCGGGCCGACCTAGAAGCCCAAGCTCAGCAGATTCGGGCCCATGTAGCCCGGCTTCGCGAAGATGCCGCCACCAAGGCCGCCGACATTGTCAGGGATGCCAAAGACACCGCCGAGGAGATGTTGGCGCGCGTCCATCGGGACGTTGAGGCCCAACGGGTACTGGCACAGGCAAAACTGGACGAGCTGGTGCAGGTGCGTGCGAATATCGCGACCCAGTTACGGGATTTCTACGAAAAATTCCAGCAGTTGGACGGCTCCGTGGTCCGCATCGATCACCTCGAAGGCGTTCGCCTGGGTTCGGATCCTTCCGATTCGCTGCCCGTTCACGGCGCGCACGCGGCCCCCGATAGGGATCTCACGCATGAGGCGCTTCGCAGCATTGGATAA
- a CDS encoding Mu transposase C-terminal domain-containing protein, whose translation MHGLAPRFKISRATIDLGGRRYNGAALQPYHNATSPYAGKAKGRWPIHYDPDDITRAYFRDPETRKWHTLMWEHAPSMEMPLSEDALRFARKLAATKYTYPDDKLAVADLLQRWNLGLGNTPAERRMALRLSRETVLNGETDAEGEIVTLPSVAGVLATADPPSEQAGTYDEPDPETGDDDAEVELDDYGTADFYADALDDA comes from the coding sequence GTGCACGGTCTCGCGCCGCGGTTCAAAATCTCACGGGCGACTATCGACTTGGGTGGACGCCGCTACAATGGTGCAGCCCTGCAGCCGTATCACAACGCGACCAGCCCATACGCAGGGAAGGCAAAGGGCCGCTGGCCAATTCACTATGATCCCGACGACATCACCCGCGCCTATTTCCGTGACCCGGAAACTCGAAAGTGGCACACGCTGATGTGGGAACACGCTCCATCGATGGAGATGCCGCTGAGCGAGGACGCGCTCCGGTTCGCCCGCAAGCTTGCCGCGACGAAGTACACCTACCCTGATGACAAGCTCGCCGTCGCGGATCTGTTGCAACGGTGGAATCTCGGACTGGGTAATACGCCGGCTGAGCGTCGCATGGCGCTGCGGCTCTCACGCGAGACGGTGCTGAACGGCGAGACCGACGCCGAAGGCGAGATCGTCACGTTGCCCTCGGTTGCTGGCGTGCTGGCCACCGCCGACCCTCCATCGGAGCAGGCGGGCACGTACGACGAACCCGATCCGGAAACAGGCGACGACGATGCCGAAGTGGAGCTCGACGACTATGGGACGGCCGACTTCTATGCCGATGCCCTGGACGATGCGTGA
- a CDS encoding response regulator, with the protein MIVTVPSVVIVDDEALIRSGFALILWAAQDIDVVATSDGVHAVEVITDHRPDVVLLDIRMPEKDGLAVLAELMAAGGSPVVAMLTTFDTDEYIASALRLGATGFLLKDTDPVQLPAMVRTLAAGGLVLSEKVTPKVIAGYLHDPVDRSAVRKVANLTDREIDVLHLLARGQANSEIAATLFSSVGTVKDHVSSILTKFSVSRRLEAALIAQRAGILDPGPRDPPCLIMHPSARHQRRADCAHRYGRHGIDAIRSHLFSSFAVGGSSQLFSCGFGCPRIALPQALSLLSVCVDHSGGCGHHRHAALRRWHCSP; encoded by the coding sequence GTGATCGTCACCGTGCCGAGTGTGGTCATTGTTGACGACGAAGCCTTGATTCGATCGGGCTTTGCGTTGATCCTTTGGGCCGCGCAGGACATTGATGTGGTCGCAACTTCCGACGGTGTCCACGCGGTGGAAGTGATCACTGACCATCGACCGGACGTGGTACTGCTCGATATCCGAATGCCCGAAAAGGACGGCTTGGCGGTGTTGGCTGAGCTGATGGCCGCCGGTGGGTCTCCGGTTGTGGCGATGCTGACCACGTTCGATACCGACGAGTACATCGCCTCGGCATTGCGTCTGGGTGCGACAGGATTCCTCTTGAAAGACACCGATCCGGTGCAGCTTCCGGCAATGGTGCGCACGCTGGCAGCGGGCGGTCTGGTGCTCTCAGAGAAGGTCACTCCTAAGGTCATCGCGGGATACCTCCACGACCCAGTAGATCGGTCGGCTGTGCGAAAAGTCGCTAACCTTACCGATCGCGAGATCGACGTATTGCATCTCCTTGCGCGCGGCCAGGCCAACAGCGAGATCGCCGCGACATTGTTCTCCAGCGTCGGGACGGTGAAAGACCACGTCAGCTCGATCCTGACAAAATTTTCCGTAAGTAGACGACTGGAAGCCGCCCTCATCGCGCAGCGCGCCGGAATCCTGGATCCCGGCCCCCGTGACCCGCCCTGCCTCATCATGCATCCGTCAGCGCGCCATCAAAGGCGCGCTGATTGCGCTCACCGCTACGGACGGCATGGTATCGACGCTATACGCTCACACCTATTTTCCTCATTTGCCGTTGGCGGTTCTTCCCAGCTTTTTAGTTGTGGGTTTGGCTGTCCTCGGATTGCTTTGCCGCAAGCGCTTTCCCTACTTAGCGTTTGCGTTGACCATTCCGGCGGCTGCGGTCACCACCGGCATGCTGCGCTTCGCAGGTGGCACTGTTCGCCATAG